A portion of the Cryptomeria japonica chromosome 5, Sugi_1.0, whole genome shotgun sequence genome contains these proteins:
- the LOC131045846 gene encoding GDSL esterase/lipase At5g03610 isoform X2, with protein MDPIFSHLLFLIITLSLFAGRGNAEKARALFVFGDSYADTGNRNPYNQSVNQPWKQPYGLTWPGYPAGRFSSGKIQTDFWGDILGLPVPIAYELLKSHECKATAKKIRQGVNFAVGGSGVYQAFGFITVPQQVKQFKKLIGRSHGFDSHKLSRSVVLISVAGNDYGAFLSRSNGSIEGLIDLVKPVVSGIVDAIKDLYESGLRNFAVSNIYSLGCRPQIGKTFCNSIYNEIAALHTKLLWESIEWLRSDLKELSIIISDLSSAITHIFSNPMQYDRFCGFVRSLLYCKRWGWSVWGGGPGRKAFI; from the exons ATGGATCCCATATTTTCTCACCTTCTCTTTCTGATAATCACTCTCTCTTTATTTGCAG GAAGAGGTAATGCGGAGAAAGCACGGGCATTGTTTGTATTTGGAGACTCTTATGCCGACACGGGAAATCGCAATCCATACAATCAAAGCGTAAACCAGCCATGGAAACAACCATACGGTTTGACCTGGCCTGGATATCCCGCAGGCAGATTTTCTTCTGGAAAAATCCAGACAGATTTTTGGG GGGATATTTTAGGGCTTCCTGTTCCCATAGCTTATGAGCTGCTGAAAAGTCATGAGTGCAAAGCAACTGCAAAGAAGATTAGACAAGGAGTGAATTTTGCTGTTGGAGGCAGTGGAGTATATCAAGCCTTCGGTTTCATAACAGTACCGCAACAGGTGAAGCAATTTAAGAAGCTGATAGGAAGAAGTCACGGGTTCGATTCTCACAAGCTCTCGCGATCTGTAGTTCTGATTTCTGTGGCTGGAAACGACTACGGCGCATTTCTTTCTAGAAGTAACGGTTCCATTGAG GGACTGATCGATCTGGTGAAACCTGTGGTAAGCGGGATAGTGGACGCTATCAAAGATCTGTATGAATCCGGGCTTAGGAATTTTGCGGTCAGTAATATTTACAGTTTAGGGTGCAGGCCTCAGATCGGCAAAACATTCTGTAATTCAATCTACAATGAAATTGCAGCTCTTCATACGAAATTACTGTGGGAGAGCATAGAATGGCTCCGATCGGATCTGAAGGAATTATCTATCATAATTTCAGACTTGTCGTCTGCAATTACTCATATTTTCTCGAATCCTATGCAATATG ATAGGTTTTGTGGATTTGTTCGCTCCTTGCTGTACTGCAAAAGGTGGGGTTGGTCTGTGTGGGGAGGTGGACCAGGTAGGAAGGCCTTTATATGA
- the LOC131045846 gene encoding GDSL esterase/lipase At5g03610 isoform X1, with protein sequence MDPIFSHLLFLIITLSLFAGRGNAEKARALFVFGDSYADTGNRNPYNQSVNQPWKQPYGLTWPGYPAGRFSSGKIQTDFWGDILGLPVPIAYELLKSHECKATAKKIRQGVNFAVGGSGVYQAFGFITVPQQVKQFKKLIGRSHGFDSHKLSRSVVLISVAGNDYGAFLSRSNGSIEGLIDLVKPVVSGIVDAIKDLYESGLRNFAVSNIYSLGCRPQIGKTFCNSIYNEIAALHTKLLWESIEWLRSDLKELSIIISDLSSAITHIFSNPMQYGFVDLFAPCCTAKGGVGLCGEVDQVGRPLYEVCSEVDEKFYWDYIHPTQQGWKTIMSLYSNAVLLEDNTTMSFIEGAPNIIEWLNSLGFLG encoded by the exons ATGGATCCCATATTTTCTCACCTTCTCTTTCTGATAATCACTCTCTCTTTATTTGCAG GAAGAGGTAATGCGGAGAAAGCACGGGCATTGTTTGTATTTGGAGACTCTTATGCCGACACGGGAAATCGCAATCCATACAATCAAAGCGTAAACCAGCCATGGAAACAACCATACGGTTTGACCTGGCCTGGATATCCCGCAGGCAGATTTTCTTCTGGAAAAATCCAGACAGATTTTTGGG GGGATATTTTAGGGCTTCCTGTTCCCATAGCTTATGAGCTGCTGAAAAGTCATGAGTGCAAAGCAACTGCAAAGAAGATTAGACAAGGAGTGAATTTTGCTGTTGGAGGCAGTGGAGTATATCAAGCCTTCGGTTTCATAACAGTACCGCAACAGGTGAAGCAATTTAAGAAGCTGATAGGAAGAAGTCACGGGTTCGATTCTCACAAGCTCTCGCGATCTGTAGTTCTGATTTCTGTGGCTGGAAACGACTACGGCGCATTTCTTTCTAGAAGTAACGGTTCCATTGAG GGACTGATCGATCTGGTGAAACCTGTGGTAAGCGGGATAGTGGACGCTATCAAAGATCTGTATGAATCCGGGCTTAGGAATTTTGCGGTCAGTAATATTTACAGTTTAGGGTGCAGGCCTCAGATCGGCAAAACATTCTGTAATTCAATCTACAATGAAATTGCAGCTCTTCATACGAAATTACTGTGGGAGAGCATAGAATGGCTCCGATCGGATCTGAAGGAATTATCTATCATAATTTCAGACTTGTCGTCTGCAATTACTCATATTTTCTCGAATCCTATGCAATATG GTTTTGTGGATTTGTTCGCTCCTTGCTGTACTGCAAAAGGTGGGGTTGGTCTGTGTGGGGAGGTGGACCAGGTAGGAAGGCCTTTATATGAAGTGTGTTCTGAGGTGGATGAGAAGTTTTACTGGGATTATATTCATCCAACTCAGCAAGGATGGAAAACGATTATGTCGCTTTACAGTAATGCAGTATTATTAGAAGATAATACCACAATGAGTTTTATAGAGGGGGCGCCAAATATTATCGAGTGGCTAAACTCACTTGGATTCCTTGGTTAA
- the LOC131045845 gene encoding GDSL esterase/lipase At5g03610-like isoform X2 codes for MDAMFSRLLFLIIILSLFAGRGNAEKARALFVFGDSYADTGNRNPYNQSVNQPWKRPYGFTSPGYPAGRFSSGKIQTDFWGDILGLPVPIPYELLKSHECKATANKVKQFKKLIVGRQGFDSHKLSRSVVLISVAGNDYGAFLSTSNGSIEGLIDLVTPVVSGIIEAVKDLYECGLRNFALSNMFSLGCMPQIGRTSCDSTYDNITALHMRLLREGVESLRSNFKEISIITSDLVPATNYIFSNHRQYGFVELLVPCCAARGRVDLCGEVDQVGRPLFEVCSNVEEFFYWDSVHPTQRGWHAIMSLYSNGVKGDNKIMSFIEGAPNVIAWLHSIGFVADNVSSS; via the exons ATGGATGCCATGTTTTCTCGCCTTCTCTTCCTGATAATTATTCTCTCTTTATTTGCAG GAAGAGGCAATGCGGAGAAAGCACGGGCGTTGTTTGTATTTGGAGACTCTTATGCCGACACAGGAAATCGCAATCCATACAATCAAAGCGTAAACCAGCCATGGAAACGACCATACGGTTTCACCTCGCCTGGATATCCCGCAGGCAGATTTTCTTCTGGAAAAATCCAGACAGATTTTTGGG GAGATATTTTAGGGCTTCCTGTTCCCATTCCTTATGAGCTGTTGAAAAGTCATGAGTGTAAAGCAACTGCAAATAAG GTGAAGCAGTTTAAGAAGCTGATAGTAGGAAGACAGGGGTTCGATTCTCACAAGCTCTCGCGGTCTGTAGTTCTTATCTCTGTGGCCGGCAACGACTACGGTGCATTCCTTTCTACAAGTAACGGCTCCATTGAG GGACTAATCGATCTGGTGACACCTGTGGTAAGCGGGATAATTGAGGCTGTAAAAGATCTGTATGAATGCGGGCTTAGGAATTTTGCGCTGAGTAATATGTTTAGTTTGGGGTGCATGCCTCAGATCGGCAGAACATCCTGCGATTCAACCTACGATAACATTACAGCTCTTCATATGAGATTATTAAGGGAGGGCGTAGAAAGCCTGAGATCGAATTTCAAGGAAATATCCATCATTACTTCAGATTTGGTGCCTGCGACTAATTATATTTTCTCTAATCATCGACAATATg GTTTTGTGGAATTACTCGTTCCCTGCTGTGCTGCAAGAGGTAGGGTTGATCTGTGTGGAGAAGTGGACCAAGTAGGAAGGCCTTTATTTGAAGTCTGTTCTAACGTAGAGGAATTTTTTTACTGGGATTCAGTCCATCCGACACAGCGAGGATGGCATGCGATAATGTCTCTGTACAGTAATGGAGTGAAAGGGGATAATAAAATAATGAGTTTTATAGAGGGTGCGCCAAATGTTATTGCGTGGCTACACTCGATTGGATTCGTTGCTGACAACGTTTCATCCTCGTAA
- the LOC131045845 gene encoding GDSL esterase/lipase At5g03610-like isoform X1 — protein sequence MDAMFSRLLFLIIILSLFAGRGNAEKARALFVFGDSYADTGNRNPYNQSVNQPWKRPYGFTSPGYPAGRFSSGKIQTDFWGDILGLPVPIPYELLKSHECKATANKVREGVNFAVGGSAIFRAYGFITVAQQVKQFKKLIVGRQGFDSHKLSRSVVLISVAGNDYGAFLSTSNGSIEGLIDLVTPVVSGIIEAVKDLYECGLRNFALSNMFSLGCMPQIGRTSCDSTYDNITALHMRLLREGVESLRSNFKEISIITSDLVPATNYIFSNHRQYGFVELLVPCCAARGRVDLCGEVDQVGRPLFEVCSNVEEFFYWDSVHPTQRGWHAIMSLYSNGVKGDNKIMSFIEGAPNVIAWLHSIGFVADNVSSS from the exons ATGGATGCCATGTTTTCTCGCCTTCTCTTCCTGATAATTATTCTCTCTTTATTTGCAG GAAGAGGCAATGCGGAGAAAGCACGGGCGTTGTTTGTATTTGGAGACTCTTATGCCGACACAGGAAATCGCAATCCATACAATCAAAGCGTAAACCAGCCATGGAAACGACCATACGGTTTCACCTCGCCTGGATATCCCGCAGGCAGATTTTCTTCTGGAAAAATCCAGACAGATTTTTGGG GAGATATTTTAGGGCTTCCTGTTCCCATTCCTTATGAGCTGTTGAAAAGTCATGAGTGTAAAGCAACTGCAAATAAGGTAAGGGAAGGAGTGAATTTTGCAGTGGGAGGCAGTGCAATATTTCGAGCCTATGGTTTCATAACAGTAGCACAACAGGTGAAGCAGTTTAAGAAGCTGATAGTAGGAAGACAGGGGTTCGATTCTCACAAGCTCTCGCGGTCTGTAGTTCTTATCTCTGTGGCCGGCAACGACTACGGTGCATTCCTTTCTACAAGTAACGGCTCCATTGAG GGACTAATCGATCTGGTGACACCTGTGGTAAGCGGGATAATTGAGGCTGTAAAAGATCTGTATGAATGCGGGCTTAGGAATTTTGCGCTGAGTAATATGTTTAGTTTGGGGTGCATGCCTCAGATCGGCAGAACATCCTGCGATTCAACCTACGATAACATTACAGCTCTTCATATGAGATTATTAAGGGAGGGCGTAGAAAGCCTGAGATCGAATTTCAAGGAAATATCCATCATTACTTCAGATTTGGTGCCTGCGACTAATTATATTTTCTCTAATCATCGACAATATg GTTTTGTGGAATTACTCGTTCCCTGCTGTGCTGCAAGAGGTAGGGTTGATCTGTGTGGAGAAGTGGACCAAGTAGGAAGGCCTTTATTTGAAGTCTGTTCTAACGTAGAGGAATTTTTTTACTGGGATTCAGTCCATCCGACACAGCGAGGATGGCATGCGATAATGTCTCTGTACAGTAATGGAGTGAAAGGGGATAATAAAATAATGAGTTTTATAGAGGGTGCGCCAAATGTTATTGCGTGGCTACACTCGATTGGATTCGTTGCTGACAACGTTTCATCCTCGTAA